The Chlorogloeopsis sp. ULAP01 genome window below encodes:
- the argC gene encoding N-acetyl-gamma-glutamyl-phosphate reductase codes for MGNFRRVPVGIVGASGYGGVQLVRLLMDHPEVELVYLGGDSSAGKSFADIYPHLAQTVNLSIEAVDPELIAHRCEVVFLSVPNGLACQLAPKLLEKGCKVLDLSADYRFSNLATYTAWYGKERQDNTTAATAVYGLPEMFRDRIAEAQLIGCPGCYPTASLLALSPLLKQGLIIPETAIIDAKSGTSGGGREAKINMLLAEADNSLAAYGVVRHRHTPEIEQICSELAGHEVTVQFTPHLIPMVRGILATVYATLRDPGLVRDDLITIYKAFYRNSPWVKICEPGIYPQTKWACGSNLCYIGIEVDPRTGRIIVMSAIDNLIKGQAGQAIQCMNIMMGWDETVGLPKLGFYP; via the coding sequence ATGGGCAATTTTAGACGCGTACCAGTTGGGATTGTTGGCGCGTCAGGCTATGGCGGAGTACAGTTGGTGCGCCTACTGATGGATCACCCAGAAGTAGAGCTAGTTTATTTAGGTGGTGATAGTAGTGCTGGTAAGTCATTTGCGGATATTTACCCGCATCTAGCTCAGACAGTGAACTTATCAATAGAAGCGGTAGATCCAGAACTTATTGCTCACCGTTGTGAAGTAGTTTTTCTCTCTGTACCAAATGGTTTGGCTTGCCAACTCGCTCCAAAATTACTGGAAAAAGGATGCAAGGTACTCGATTTAAGTGCCGACTATCGTTTTAGCAACCTAGCAACTTATACAGCTTGGTATGGTAAAGAGCGGCAAGATAATACAACTGCTGCCACAGCAGTTTATGGATTACCAGAAATGTTTCGCGATCGCATTGCCGAAGCTCAATTAATAGGTTGTCCTGGCTGCTATCCTACCGCCAGCCTTCTCGCACTTTCTCCACTCCTCAAACAAGGGCTAATTATCCCTGAAACTGCCATTATTGATGCCAAATCTGGCACATCAGGCGGCGGACGAGAAGCTAAAATCAATATGTTATTGGCTGAAGCAGACAATTCGCTGGCAGCCTATGGTGTGGTTCGTCACCGCCATACACCAGAAATAGAACAGATTTGTAGTGAACTAGCAGGTCATGAGGTAACCGTACAATTTACTCCTCATCTGATCCCGATGGTACGTGGCATTTTAGCAACTGTGTATGCCACTTTAAGAGATCCCGGTTTAGTAAGAGATGATTTAATAACTATTTACAAAGCCTTTTACCGCAACTCTCCTTGGGTAAAAATTTGCGAGCCTGGCATTTACCCTCAAACTAAATGGGCTTGTGGTAGCAATCTTTGTTATATTGGTATAGAAGTTGACCCGCGTACAGGTAGGATAATTGTGATGTCAGCAATTGACAACCTAATTAAAGGACAAGCGGGTCAAGCAATTCAGTGTATGAACATTATGATGGGTTGGGATGAGACTGTGGGGTTGCCAAAGTTAGGATTTTATCCATAA
- the gloA gene encoding lactoylglutathione lyase, whose protein sequence is MRLLHTMLRVGNLEESLKFYCEVLGMKLLRRKDYPGGKFTLAFIGYGDESDNTVIELTYNWGVDKYELGNAYGHIAIGVDDIYATCDDIKNRGGKVVREPGPMKHGSTVIAFVEDPDGYKVELIQLGTQGSALKQETEQKLVTQ, encoded by the coding sequence ATGCGCCTACTACACACGATGCTGCGAGTTGGCAATCTTGAAGAGTCCCTTAAATTCTATTGTGAAGTTCTGGGAATGAAGCTACTGCGGCGAAAAGATTATCCAGGAGGAAAATTTACCCTCGCTTTTATTGGTTATGGTGACGAAAGTGACAACACAGTCATTGAACTAACTTATAACTGGGGTGTGGACAAGTATGAATTAGGCAATGCTTACGGTCATATTGCCATAGGAGTTGATGATATTTATGCTACCTGTGATGACATTAAAAATCGTGGTGGTAAGGTAGTGCGTGAACCAGGACCGATGAAACACGGTTCCACGGTAATTGCTTTTGTAGAAGACCCAGATGGATATAAAGTAGAACTGATTCAACTAGGTACTCAAGGTTCTGCCCTCAAGCAGGAAACAGAACAAAAACTTGTGACTCAGTGA
- a CDS encoding 4Fe-4S single cluster domain-containing protein, giving the protein MTQNKTDSYMKLMQIPPGYLNIMGYVDESEVNGPGCRAVVWVQGCLRECPGCFNEESWSFEVNQLVSVDSLAEKILSNPRNQGVTFSGGEPFWQAPALATLARKVKAAGLNVMSFSGFTLEQLQSDYAPSGAQDLLDQLDILIDGPYIESLALNSPDSPVSSSNQRVHVFNPALEQNITWASDQIEIHIFKDGSRIITGYRGRLELGD; this is encoded by the coding sequence ATGACTCAAAATAAAACAGATTCATACATGAAACTAATGCAAATCCCCCCTGGCTATCTCAATATTATGGGTTATGTCGATGAATCTGAAGTAAATGGTCCTGGATGTCGTGCTGTGGTTTGGGTACAGGGGTGCTTGCGAGAATGCCCAGGCTGCTTTAATGAAGAATCTTGGTCATTTGAGGTTAATCAACTAGTATCTGTTGACAGCCTTGCCGAAAAAATTCTTAGCAATCCTCGCAATCAGGGGGTGACTTTTTCTGGTGGCGAACCATTTTGGCAAGCTCCTGCGCTAGCAACTCTAGCTCGTAAAGTCAAAGCTGCTGGACTGAATGTGATGTCATTTAGTGGTTTTACCTTAGAGCAATTACAATCCGATTATGCCCCATCTGGCGCTCAAGACCTGTTAGATCAGTTAGATATTCTGATTGATGGCCCCTATATCGAATCGCTAGCATTGAATTCTCCTGATTCTCCTGTTTCCTCTAGCAATCAAAGGGTTCACGTCTTCAATCCAGCTTTAGAACAGAATATTACTTGGGCAAGCGATCAGATAGAGATTCATATTTTCAAAGATGGTAGTCGAATTATCACTGGTTATCGAGGACGGCTGGAACTGGGGGACTAG
- a CDS encoding class I SAM-dependent methyltransferase, whose amino-acid sequence MNSFPAWYFDESQMAGINFEDIAQVEAFDCKQTSSTPQKEQALVKRLGISLGHTVIDLGAGTGTFAIQAALEGAFVHAIDISQSMLAYAQQKARKMGASTIKFHRAGFLTYEHNDNLGDFVITKAALHILPDFWKMVALMRMASMLKPNGILYLRDAIFSFPISEHKTFIDEWIEHSSKPEGEGWTDKDYHMHVREEHSTFAWIIEGMLTRAGFEITQANYLTPTAAEYICIKIA is encoded by the coding sequence ATGAACTCCTTTCCTGCTTGGTACTTTGATGAATCTCAAATGGCTGGTATTAATTTTGAGGACATAGCTCAAGTTGAAGCCTTTGACTGCAAGCAAACATCAAGTACCCCCCAGAAGGAACAGGCTTTAGTGAAGCGATTGGGAATTTCTTTAGGGCATACCGTAATCGATTTAGGAGCAGGCACGGGTACTTTTGCAATCCAGGCTGCACTTGAAGGGGCATTTGTACACGCTATTGATATTTCTCAAAGTATGCTGGCTTATGCTCAACAAAAAGCTCGAAAAATGGGCGCTAGCACCATCAAATTTCACCGAGCTGGTTTCTTAACTTATGAACATAATGACAATCTGGGTGATTTTGTGATTACAAAAGCTGCGCTGCATATTCTGCCAGACTTCTGGAAAATGGTTGCTTTGATGCGAATGGCTTCAATGCTGAAACCTAACGGCATTCTTTACTTACGTGATGCTATATTCTCATTCCCAATTAGTGAGCATAAAACCTTTATTGATGAGTGGATTGAGCATTCATCAAAGCCTGAAGGTGAGGGCTGGACAGATAAAGACTACCATATGCACGTGCGGGAGGAACACAGTACCTTTGCGTGGATTATTGAAGGTATGCTAACGCGGGCTGGATTTGAAATCACACAAGCAAACTACCTTACACCTACTGCTGCTGAATATATATGCATCAAGATAGCCTAA
- a CDS encoding succinate dehydrogenase/fumarate reductase iron-sulfur subunit: MEVLFKVIRQQKNSSPVVQTYLLQAEPGNTILDCLNQIKWEQDGTLAFRKNCRNTICGSCAMRINGRSALACKENVGSEIARVQQLAELKNSANNIPEIIIAPLGNMPVIKDLVVDMSNFWSNLEAITPYVSTAARQVPEREFLQTSEERSRLDQTGNCIMCGACFSECNAFEVNPDFVGPHALAKAYRMVEDSRDSETENRLEKYNEGTKGVWGCTRCLYCNSVCPMDVAPLDQITKIKQVILDHKQKSDSRSIRHRKVLIELVKEGGWIDERQFGLQVVGNYFRDLRGLLGIVPLGLRMLARRKFPLSFEPSEGTGQVRSLIEAVQKEEVGIRD, encoded by the coding sequence ATGGAAGTACTTTTTAAGGTTATTCGTCAACAAAAAAATTCTTCTCCTGTTGTACAAACTTACCTTTTGCAGGCAGAACCAGGTAATACAATCTTAGATTGCCTGAATCAGATTAAGTGGGAACAAGATGGAACATTAGCGTTTCGTAAAAATTGTCGTAATACAATTTGTGGTAGCTGCGCTATGCGAATCAATGGGCGTTCAGCTTTAGCTTGTAAGGAAAATGTTGGTAGTGAAATTGCCAGAGTACAACAGCTAGCAGAACTAAAAAATAGCGCAAATAATATTCCAGAAATCATAATTGCTCCACTTGGCAATATGCCCGTGATCAAAGATTTAGTAGTAGATATGAGCAATTTTTGGAGCAATTTAGAAGCGATCACTCCTTATGTAAGTACTGCTGCCCGCCAAGTACCAGAAAGAGAATTTCTACAAACATCAGAAGAGCGATCGCGCCTGGATCAAACTGGTAATTGTATTATGTGTGGAGCTTGCTTCTCTGAGTGTAATGCCTTTGAAGTCAATCCTGATTTTGTTGGCCCTCATGCTCTGGCCAAAGCTTATCGAATGGTCGAAGATTCCCGCGACAGCGAAACAGAAAATCGCTTAGAAAAATATAACGAAGGAACAAAAGGAGTTTGGGGTTGTACACGTTGCTTATACTGCAACTCAGTTTGTCCAATGGATGTAGCTCCGCTTGATCAAATCACCAAAATTAAACAAGTAATTCTTGATCATAAACAAAAAAGCGACAGCCGTTCTATTCGCCATCGCAAAGTTTTAATAGAACTAGTCAAAGAAGGTGGCTGGATTGATGAACGGCAATTTGGTTTACAAGTGGTTGGGAACTATTTTAGAGATTTAAGAGGATTGCTTGGTATTGTACCCCTTGGTTTGCGAATGCTAGCTAGGCGCAAATTCCCTTTGTCATTTGAACCTTCAGAAGGCACAGGGCAAGTGCGATCGCTAATCGAAGCTGTGCAAAAAGAGGAAGTAGGGATTAGGGATTAG
- the ribBA gene encoding bifunctional 3,4-dihydroxy-2-butanone-4-phosphate synthase/GTP cyclohydrolase II: MSESKTNSTQAFKFDSIDTALADLKAGRIIVVVDDENRENEGDLICAAQFATPDTINFMAVEARGLICLAMTGDRLDELDLPLMVSNITDTNQTAFTVSIDAGPHLGVTTGISAEDRARTIQVAINPSTKASDLRRPGHIFPIRAKEGGVLKRAGHTEAAVDLARLAGLYPSGVICEIQNPDGSMARLAQLVEYAKHHNLKIISIADLISYRLRHDRIVIRETVADLPTQFGLFQIYAYRHTLDGSEHVAIVKGDPSQFGDQPVMVRMHSECLTGDALGSLRCDCRMQLQAALKMIENAGQGVVVYLRQEGRGIGLINKLKAYSLQDMGLDTVEANERLGFPADLRDYGMGAQILMDLGVHKIRLITNNPRKIAGVKGYNMEVVDRVPLLIESNNYNSNYLATKAKKLGHMLLQTYLVTVAIHWQDDPQAVTERYERLEKLRHLVKSHDLLLQEEARPLAIALFDKPSLTVHLGFDQARLATHDWYTQKSHPYVQAIGQILDYLVTLPYIQKLEFLISPGVDPLSNLQVQLDRQTFSPGTLPSSICCEQLETQKIYSFSR; the protein is encoded by the coding sequence GTGTCTGAGTCTAAGACTAATTCAACCCAAGCCTTTAAATTTGATTCGATTGATACAGCTCTTGCAGATTTAAAAGCTGGTCGTATCATTGTGGTGGTCGATGACGAAAACCGAGAGAATGAAGGCGACTTAATTTGTGCAGCTCAATTTGCTACCCCCGACACAATTAATTTTATGGCGGTAGAAGCGCGGGGGTTGATTTGTCTAGCAATGACGGGCGATCGCTTGGATGAATTAGATTTACCTTTAATGGTAAGTAACATCACAGATACAAACCAAACTGCTTTTACCGTTAGTATTGATGCTGGGCCGCATTTGGGAGTGACTACTGGAATCTCAGCAGAAGACAGAGCTCGCACAATTCAAGTTGCTATTAACCCTAGTACAAAAGCTTCAGATTTACGTCGTCCCGGTCATATTTTTCCGATTCGTGCTAAGGAAGGAGGAGTACTTAAACGAGCAGGACATACAGAAGCAGCTGTTGATTTAGCCCGACTAGCTGGATTGTATCCATCCGGGGTAATTTGCGAGATTCAAAATCCCGATGGCTCAATGGCACGGTTAGCTCAATTAGTAGAGTATGCTAAACATCACAACTTGAAGATTATTAGCATTGCCGACTTAATTAGCTACCGTCTCCGGCATGATCGCATTGTCATCCGCGAAACTGTGGCCGATCTCCCCACTCAATTCGGCCTGTTTCAAATCTACGCTTATCGCCATACACTTGATGGTTCCGAACACGTTGCGATTGTCAAGGGCGATCCTTCCCAATTCGGAGATCAGCCAGTCATGGTACGGATGCACTCTGAATGTTTAACTGGGGATGCCTTGGGTTCCTTGCGCTGTGATTGTCGGATGCAGTTGCAAGCAGCTCTGAAAATGATTGAAAATGCTGGTCAAGGTGTTGTAGTTTATCTGCGCCAAGAAGGACGGGGAATTGGGCTGATTAATAAGTTGAAAGCCTATTCTTTGCAGGATATGGGACTGGATACGGTAGAGGCAAACGAACGCTTGGGCTTCCCTGCCGATTTACGAGACTATGGGATGGGAGCGCAAATCCTCATGGACTTAGGCGTGCATAAAATCCGCTTGATTACCAACAATCCCCGAAAAATTGCTGGTGTTAAAGGCTACAACATGGAAGTAGTTGACCGTGTGCCATTATTAATTGAATCGAATAACTATAATTCCAATTATTTGGCGACAAAAGCGAAAAAGTTGGGTCATATGCTGTTGCAGACTTACTTAGTAACAGTAGCGATTCACTGGCAAGACGATCCGCAAGCTGTAACCGAACGTTACGAACGCTTAGAAAAACTGCGGCATTTGGTAAAAAGCCACGATCTGTTGTTACAAGAAGAAGCACGTCCTCTTGCGATCGCCTTATTTGACAAACCATCTTTAACAGTACACTTAGGATTTGACCAAGCAAGATTGGCAACTCATGATTGGTACACACAAAAAAGTCATCCTTATGTGCAGGCGATCGGGCAAATTCTCGACTATCTAGTTACCTTGCCTTACATTCAAAAGCTAGAATTTCTTATTTCTCCTGGTGTAGATCCCCTGAGTAATCTGCAAGTGCAATTGGATCGGCAGACGTTCTCCCCAGGTACCTTGCCTTCATCTATCTGTTGCGAGCAATTAGAAACACAGAAAATTTATAGTTTTAGTCGATAG
- a CDS encoding type II CAAX endopeptidase family protein, which translates to MNLRVLFELTVNTLRSFLENAPGLVVVTTFFILWVVCWLPMAALTVIFQNWQPNQPLPPQKKLPLLVSLYLLAPLIVWAVSWLTDTSLLDYGFITEVSMLGSVTLGFSLGVMSLAFVFSWQLWLGWCKFQEFNIKQILSITLPIFLIALFVGGVEELVFRGFLFTQLEQDYPSWGAAIISGFIFAVLHLVWEQRETIPQLPGLWLMGMVLVLARFADGGKLGLAWGLHAGWVWAIATLDTAQLIEYTDKTSEWLTGKNKKPLAGVAGIVCLLLTGVILWLGDRILHSPVS; encoded by the coding sequence ATGAATTTGAGAGTGTTATTTGAGTTAACAGTCAATACTTTAAGGTCATTTCTGGAAAATGCGCCAGGATTGGTTGTGGTAACCACTTTTTTCATATTGTGGGTGGTGTGCTGGTTACCAATGGCAGCATTAACAGTTATCTTTCAAAATTGGCAACCAAACCAGCCTTTGCCTCCACAAAAAAAGCTGCCTTTACTCGTATCGCTCTACCTATTAGCACCACTTATTGTTTGGGCAGTCAGTTGGCTTACCGACACATCATTGTTAGATTACGGCTTTATTACTGAAGTTTCAATGCTAGGTTCTGTAACCCTGGGTTTTAGTTTAGGAGTAATGAGCCTAGCTTTTGTATTTTCTTGGCAATTATGGCTGGGTTGGTGTAAATTTCAAGAGTTTAATATCAAGCAAATATTATCTATTACCCTACCTATCTTTTTGATAGCTTTATTTGTAGGAGGTGTAGAAGAGTTAGTTTTTCGAGGTTTTCTATTCACGCAATTAGAGCAGGATTACCCAAGTTGGGGAGCAGCGATTATTTCTGGTTTTATATTTGCTGTACTACATTTAGTTTGGGAACAACGAGAAACCATACCCCAACTACCGGGATTGTGGCTAATGGGGATGGTACTGGTACTAGCAAGATTTGCTGATGGTGGGAAGTTGGGCTTGGCTTGGGGATTGCACGCGGGATGGGTATGGGCGATCGCCACCTTAGATACAGCACAACTAATCGAGTATACCGATAAAACCTCAGAATGGTTAACAGGTAAGAATAAAAAACCCTTAGCTGGTGTTGCGGGAATAGTATGTTTACTGTTAACTGGAGTAATTCTGTGGTTGGGCGATCGCATCTTACACAGCCCTGTATCATAG
- the eno gene encoding phosphopyruvate hydratase yields the protein MIDTAIEAIVAREILDSRGRPTIEAEVHVLNGAVGLAQVPSGASTGTFEAHELRDNDKSRYGGKGVLKAVQNVKEVLAPKLLQMDALNQELLDRTMIALDGSVNKSNLGANAILAISLAAAKAGAESLDIPLYRYLGGPLANLLPVPLMNVINGGAHAANNVDFQEFMIVPIGASSFREALRWGAEVFATLSKVLDEKGLLTGVGDEGGFAPNLESNQVALELLVAAIEKAGYKPGEQVALALDVAASEFYKNGQYVYDGKPHSPAEFIDYLAQLVDRYPIVSIEDGLHEEDWQSWQSLTQKLGSRVQLVGDDLFVTNATRLQKGIELQAGNAILIKLNQIGSLTETLETIDLATRNGFRSVISHRSGETEDTTIADLAVATRAGQIKTGSLCRSERVAKYNRLLRIEDELGDHAIYAGTVGLGPK from the coding sequence ATGATTGATACAGCCATTGAAGCAATTGTCGCCCGTGAAATTCTGGACTCGCGGGGTAGACCAACCATAGAAGCAGAAGTACATGTGTTAAATGGTGCTGTAGGACTGGCACAAGTTCCTAGTGGTGCGTCTACTGGCACTTTTGAGGCACATGAATTGCGGGATAATGATAAAAGTCGTTACGGTGGGAAGGGCGTACTTAAGGCGGTACAAAATGTAAAGGAGGTACTTGCTCCAAAGTTGTTGCAAATGGATGCCCTCAACCAAGAACTTCTAGACCGTACAATGATTGCTCTAGATGGTTCTGTGAATAAATCGAATCTGGGCGCTAACGCGATTTTGGCGATTTCTCTAGCTGCGGCTAAAGCTGGTGCCGAATCTTTGGATATTCCCCTGTATCGTTATTTGGGCGGCCCTTTAGCTAACTTGCTGCCTGTACCATTAATGAATGTGATTAATGGCGGTGCTCATGCAGCCAATAATGTGGATTTCCAGGAGTTTATGATTGTCCCGATAGGGGCATCTTCCTTCCGAGAAGCATTGCGTTGGGGTGCGGAGGTTTTTGCTACCCTGAGCAAAGTTTTGGATGAGAAGGGTTTACTTACTGGTGTAGGGGATGAAGGTGGTTTTGCCCCTAATCTAGAGTCAAATCAGGTAGCATTAGAATTGCTAGTTGCTGCAATTGAAAAAGCTGGATACAAGCCTGGAGAGCAAGTGGCTTTGGCTTTGGATGTTGCTGCGAGTGAGTTTTACAAAAATGGCCAGTACGTCTATGATGGTAAACCCCACTCTCCGGCTGAGTTTATTGATTATCTTGCTCAACTGGTGGATCGATATCCAATTGTCTCTATAGAAGACGGCTTGCACGAGGAAGACTGGCAAAGTTGGCAGTCACTAACTCAAAAGTTGGGTTCCCGCGTGCAGTTGGTGGGAGATGACTTATTTGTTACTAATGCGACGCGCTTACAAAAAGGTATTGAGTTGCAAGCAGGTAATGCGATTCTGATTAAACTCAATCAAATTGGTTCTTTAACTGAAACTTTGGAAACAATTGATCTCGCTACTCGTAATGGTTTCCGCTCAGTAATCAGTCACCGTTCTGGTGAAACAGAAGACACTACTATTGCGGATCTAGCGGTGGCAACTCGCGCCGGACAAATCAAAACTGGCTCCCTTTGCCGCAGCGAACGAGTAGCAAAATATAACCGTCTGCTGCGAATTGAAGATGAGTTAGGCGATCACGCTATTTATGCTGGCACTGTCGGACTAGGACCGAAATAG
- a CDS encoding AbrB family transcriptional regulator has translation MTETATAPLTGKALLAKVKELSNLPRRERAKQCGYYTVTKNNQVRVNLTDFYDALLSARGIPLSPEAPKDGRGREPTYRVSVHQNGQIVIGATYTKAMGLQPGDEFEIKLGYKHIHLIQVDTDKKGTSSDLDIESDEEDIEEEEE, from the coding sequence ATGACTGAAACCGCAACCGCACCATTAACCGGCAAAGCACTGCTTGCTAAAGTAAAAGAACTTTCCAATTTACCACGACGAGAAAGAGCAAAGCAGTGTGGCTATTATACAGTTACAAAAAACAACCAGGTTCGTGTAAATTTAACCGATTTTTATGACGCATTATTATCGGCTAGAGGCATTCCCCTAAGTCCGGAAGCACCTAAAGATGGCCGTGGGCGCGAACCAACTTATCGGGTTAGTGTTCATCAAAACGGTCAGATTGTAATTGGTGCAACATACACCAAAGCGATGGGTTTACAACCTGGTGATGAATTTGAAATTAAGCTGGGATACAAACATATTCACTTAATTCAAGTTGACACTGATAAAAAAGGAACCTCGTCTGACTTAGATATCGAATCAGACGAAGAAGACATCGAAGAAGAAGAAGAGTAA
- a CDS encoding peptidoglycan recognition family protein → MSFSIWIKRLLLISLMLITTVIILISGRVQLQSNKQIASDLSSESAAWSPSHLPQQTAQQKEKLQSFSKSSVKTTPSPKPKAQLESTNNQQSKLKNLPQYSFQITQAFKEYRPRYEIALAHPNNYGERHSTDINGISVNNQAIIVLHETGGSASSAINTFQVPHEDDDRQVSYHTLVKLDGTVVYIVSPEKRAFGAANSVFDGPNGSETVQTNSNLPPSVNNFAYHVSLETPPEGHNEQPTHVGYTDAQYYSLAWLIAQSSVPDERITTHKAVDRSGQKNDPRSFDFNKFFSLLHSFRQPIS, encoded by the coding sequence ATGAGTTTTAGCATCTGGATAAAAAGATTGCTATTAATTTCGCTTATGCTCATTACCACCGTTATTATTCTGATCAGTGGAAGAGTACAACTACAATCAAATAAGCAAATTGCATCCGATCTAAGCTCAGAATCTGCTGCCTGGAGTCCATCTCATCTTCCTCAGCAAACTGCACAACAAAAAGAAAAACTTCAATCTTTTTCCAAATCCTCAGTCAAGACAACACCTAGCCCAAAGCCTAAGGCACAACTCGAATCAACCAATAATCAACAAAGCAAACTTAAAAATCTTCCTCAATATTCTTTTCAAATTACTCAAGCTTTTAAAGAGTATAGACCTAGATATGAAATTGCATTAGCTCACCCAAACAACTATGGAGAGCGTCATAGTACCGATATTAATGGCATATCTGTCAATAATCAAGCAATTATAGTACTTCATGAAACAGGCGGTTCTGCATCAAGTGCAATTAATACCTTTCAAGTTCCTCATGAGGATGATGATCGGCAAGTGAGTTACCATACCTTAGTCAAGCTAGACGGAACGGTTGTTTATATCGTTTCTCCAGAAAAGCGAGCTTTTGGTGCAGCTAACTCAGTTTTTGACGGCCCAAATGGTTCTGAAACAGTGCAAACTAATTCTAATTTGCCACCCTCTGTAAATAACTTTGCTTATCACGTATCTTTAGAAACACCACCGGAAGGCCACAATGAACAACCAACTCATGTTGGTTATACTGATGCTCAATATTATTCTTTGGCTTGGTTAATTGCTCAAAGTAGCGTTCCAGATGAGCGAATTACTACACATAAAGCAGTAGATAGATCAGGTCAAAAAAATGACCCCAGGAGTTTTGATTTCAATAAATTTTTTAGCTTGCTTCATTCTTTTCGTCAGCCAATTTCCTAA